The Burkholderia ubonensis genome has a window encoding:
- a CDS encoding methyl-accepting chemotaxis protein, with protein sequence MKLLARFSLTHRLYAVSATLIVALTAVAAISWIQLTDAQRIAAAAGNVRMQQLERIASTELSVTQVLLNLRHAMLVSSPGDVLVAAQSIDAARQQIRRNDDAFLSNIATEEGREAFRNVWLKMQADAWPVADANLRLVQDGHRDEAFQMLTTQTAPTFARIQKWLGEERARQGEQLGGQVAAIEGALQSIRVLLVSLVAIIASGLIAFSWYIGSSLRSRIGEAQKVAERVRDGNFTVAVVDSHADEISPLLAALGAMQRSLADVVRSVRSNAESVATASAQIASGNTDLSSRTEEQAASLEQTASSMEELAGTVRHNADNARQATSLANTASDIAQRGGEVVGRMVETMHGISDSSAKMAEIITVIEGIAFQTNILALNAAVEAARAGEQGRGFAVVAGEVRTLAQRSASAAKEIKDLIGDSASRVDAGSKLVEETGSTISEVVQSVKRVTDIMSEMAAAAAEQSTGIEQVSQAVSQMDQVTQQNAALVEEASAATQSMAQQAQALRDAVSVFKIDDVSASAPRVAAPQTAAPRSATAARPPAVAA encoded by the coding sequence ATGAAACTCCTTGCGCGATTCAGCCTGACTCATCGCCTGTACGCAGTGTCGGCCACATTGATCGTTGCCTTGACGGCAGTCGCCGCGATCTCGTGGATCCAGTTGACCGATGCGCAGCGTATTGCAGCCGCTGCGGGCAATGTGCGCATGCAACAGCTGGAGCGCATTGCCAGCACTGAACTCAGCGTGACGCAGGTATTGCTGAATTTGCGGCACGCGATGCTGGTGTCGTCGCCTGGCGACGTACTGGTTGCCGCGCAGAGCATCGATGCGGCGCGCCAGCAGATTCGTCGCAACGATGATGCGTTCTTGAGCAACATTGCCACCGAGGAAGGAAGGGAAGCCTTTCGGAATGTCTGGCTCAAAATGCAGGCCGACGCGTGGCCGGTGGCGGATGCCAATCTTCGGCTGGTTCAGGATGGCCATCGTGACGAAGCGTTCCAGATGTTGACAACGCAGACGGCCCCGACCTTCGCACGCATTCAGAAATGGCTGGGCGAGGAGCGGGCGAGACAAGGCGAGCAACTTGGCGGTCAGGTCGCGGCAATCGAGGGAGCCTTGCAGTCGATCCGGGTGCTGCTGGTGAGCCTCGTGGCGATAATCGCGAGCGGCCTCATTGCGTTCTCCTGGTATATCGGAAGCAGCCTTCGCAGCCGTATTGGCGAAGCGCAGAAAGTGGCTGAACGCGTTCGCGATGGCAACTTTACCGTTGCAGTCGTCGATTCCCATGCCGACGAAATCTCGCCATTGCTGGCTGCGCTTGGCGCCATGCAACGTTCGCTCGCCGACGTCGTGCGCAGTGTCCGCAGCAATGCGGAAAGCGTGGCGACGGCCAGCGCGCAAATTGCGAGCGGCAACACCGACTTGTCCTCCCGCACCGAAGAGCAGGCAGCGTCACTGGAGCAAACGGCGTCGAGCATGGAAGAACTGGCCGGCACGGTTCGTCACAACGCCGATAACGCAAGGCAGGCGACCTCGCTGGCAAATACCGCGTCAGACATCGCGCAGCGCGGCGGCGAAGTGGTCGGGCGGATGGTCGAGACCATGCACGGCATCTCCGACAGCTCGGCCAAAATGGCGGAGATCATCACGGTCATCGAAGGAATCGCATTCCAGACCAACATCCTCGCGCTCAATGCGGCGGTCGAGGCAGCTCGCGCCGGTGAGCAAGGGCGGGGGTTTGCCGTCGTGGCAGGCGAAGTCCGCACGCTTGCCCAGCGCAGTGCCAGCGCAGCCAAGGAAATCAAGGATCTGATCGGCGACTCGGCGAGCCGGGTGGACGCGGGTTCGAAGCTCGTCGAGGAAACGGGCAGCACGATCAGCGAGGTCGTTCAGTCGGTGAAGCGCGTGACGGACATCATGAGCGAAATGGCTGCCGCCGCGGCGGAGCAGAGCACGGGTATCGAGCAGGTCAGTCAAGCGGTCAGCCAGATGGACCAGGTGACCCAGCAGAATGCCGCGCTGGTCGAGGAGGCATCGGCTGCTACGCAGTCGATGGCCCAGCAGGCCCAGGCGCTGCGTGACGCGGTGTCCGTCTTCAAGATCGACGACGTGAGCGCATCCGCGCCGCGCGTCGCTGCCCCCCAAACGGCAGCGCCTCGTTCGGCAACCGCCGCTCGCCCGCCCGCGGTCGCAGCGTAG
- the aroE gene encoding shikimate dehydrogenase: MSDQYAVIGNPIGHTKSPLIHGLFSEESHQDISYTAIEGPLEPDDAFAATVRSFFAAGGKGINVTAPFKLDAFAMSDERSERAALAGAANTLSFRDGRIIAENFDGVGLVRDIEVNLNLPMAGKRVLVLGAGGAVRGALLPFIAARPAELVVANRDVAKVEALIARVATGDSLVACGYGDLAAMGRFDLVVNATSASLSGELPPVPPSVFDPRGAAYELVYGKRLTPFLRHARHAGVLGIADGVGMLVEQAAEAFAWWRGVRPETRAVIDRLTVPLD; this comes from the coding sequence ATGAGCGACCAGTACGCGGTGATCGGCAATCCGATCGGGCACACGAAATCCCCGCTGATTCATGGGTTGTTTTCTGAAGAATCGCATCAGGACATCTCGTACACGGCGATCGAAGGACCGCTGGAGCCGGACGACGCTTTCGCGGCGACGGTGCGGTCGTTTTTCGCCGCCGGCGGCAAGGGCATCAACGTCACCGCGCCGTTCAAGCTCGACGCGTTCGCGATGTCGGACGAACGCAGCGAGCGCGCCGCACTCGCCGGCGCGGCGAATACGCTGAGCTTCAGGGACGGCCGCATCATCGCGGAGAACTTCGATGGCGTCGGCCTGGTACGCGACATCGAAGTCAACCTGAACCTGCCGATGGCCGGCAAGCGCGTGCTGGTGCTCGGCGCGGGAGGCGCGGTGCGCGGCGCACTGCTGCCGTTCATCGCGGCGCGTCCTGCGGAACTCGTCGTCGCGAACCGGGATGTCGCGAAGGTCGAGGCGCTGATCGCACGAGTCGCGACCGGCGATTCTCTCGTCGCTTGCGGGTACGGCGACCTCGCAGCCATGGGACGCTTCGACCTCGTCGTCAACGCGACGTCGGCGAGCCTCAGCGGCGAACTCCCGCCAGTGCCGCCGAGCGTATTCGACCCGCGCGGAGCAGCTTACGAGCTCGTCTACGGCAAGCGTCTCACCCCGTTCCTGAGACACGCGCGCCACGCCGGCGTGCTGGGTATCGCGGATGGCGTCGGCATGCTGGTCGAGCAGGCGGCTGAAGCGTTCGCGTGGTGGCGCGGCGTACGGCCTGAGACGCGCGCGGTGATCGACCGGCTGACCGTTCCGCTCGATTGA
- a CDS encoding CaiB/BaiF CoA transferase family protein — MQARPLEGIRVVDYSHFLAGPYVGRCLAALGAEVIKVERPGAGDAGRQHATVLDDQQSGYFLQLNMGKRGVSVNMKDARGKAFMQRLCDSADVFIENYRPGALDKLGLGYAELSARNPGLVYCSISAYGHTGPDAHRAGFGLIAEAKSGIMQMVGTPGERPPLLRISLGDMYTGIHAVAAINAALLGRVKSGRGQHVDMALYDTLVSMHEYAVQCYTLQGVLPEQTGHDMPTSTLYGVFRAADGDLVIAAQVDDAWKRFAALVEAHGGPAGFGTDPRFHTLNGRNANRLEILSVVEPWVAARSVASVLELLDGIDVPCAKVQRIDEVLADPQIIARGMVLEQQHPRFGTLRLPNLPFRFSDCDTTIRDVAPDLGQHNAEVATSLGFTAAEIDAMQTDGVLYSKVRP; from the coding sequence ATGCAGGCTCGCCCACTCGAAGGCATTCGCGTCGTCGACTACAGCCACTTCCTTGCCGGTCCGTATGTCGGGCGCTGTCTCGCCGCCCTCGGCGCCGAAGTCATCAAGGTCGAGCGTCCCGGCGCAGGCGACGCCGGACGCCAGCACGCGACCGTGCTCGACGACCAGCAAAGCGGCTACTTCCTGCAGCTCAATATGGGCAAGCGCGGCGTGAGCGTCAACATGAAGGACGCGCGCGGCAAGGCGTTCATGCAGCGGCTGTGCGACTCCGCCGACGTCTTCATCGAGAACTATCGGCCGGGCGCGCTGGACAAGCTCGGGCTCGGCTATGCCGAATTGTCGGCGCGCAATCCGGGCCTCGTCTACTGTTCGATTTCCGCGTACGGGCACACCGGTCCCGATGCGCATCGCGCAGGCTTCGGGCTGATCGCGGAAGCCAAGAGCGGAATCATGCAGATGGTGGGCACGCCGGGCGAGCGGCCGCCGCTGCTGCGCATCTCGCTCGGCGACATGTACACCGGCATTCATGCGGTCGCGGCCATCAACGCCGCGCTGCTGGGGCGCGTGAAGAGCGGCCGCGGACAGCACGTCGACATGGCGCTGTACGACACACTGGTATCGATGCACGAATATGCGGTGCAGTGCTACACGCTGCAGGGCGTGCTGCCCGAGCAGACCGGGCACGACATGCCGACTTCGACGCTCTATGGCGTGTTCCGTGCCGCGGACGGCGATCTCGTGATCGCCGCGCAAGTCGACGACGCGTGGAAGCGCTTCGCGGCCCTGGTGGAGGCGCATGGCGGGCCTGCCGGCTTCGGTACGGACCCGCGGTTCCACACGCTGAACGGGCGCAATGCCAACCGGCTCGAGATTCTGTCGGTGGTCGAGCCGTGGGTGGCCGCGCGTTCGGTCGCGTCGGTGCTGGAACTGCTGGACGGCATCGACGTTCCCTGCGCGAAGGTGCAGCGCATCGACGAGGTGCTGGCCGATCCGCAGATCATCGCGCGCGGCATGGTGCTCGAGCAGCAACACCCCCGCTTCGGCACCTTGCGCCTGCCTAATCTGCCGTTCCGGTTTTCCGATTGCGATACGACGATTCGCGACGTCGCGCCCGATCTCGGGCAGCACAACGCGGAAGTGGCAACGTCGCTGGGCTTCACTGCGGCAGAGATTGACGCCATGCAGACCGATGGCGTGTTGTATTCGAAAGTGAGGCCGTGA
- a CDS encoding MaoC family dehydratase produces the protein MTIVEKYWDDAREGDVCTSPSYIVTKERILAYADLTGDHTPVHVDEDYANASHFGCLVAHGLFGLSIADGLKTQSDYRFLPGMSLGWTWDFLLPIKVGDVLHVKFRVGSMRASKSRPDWGIVVLPSELINQDGQVVQHGEHRLMVPRRPEAL, from the coding sequence ATGACGATCGTCGAAAAATACTGGGACGACGCCCGCGAGGGTGACGTGTGCACGAGTCCGAGCTACATCGTGACCAAGGAGCGCATTCTCGCGTACGCCGACCTCACCGGCGACCATACGCCCGTCCACGTGGACGAGGACTACGCGAACGCCAGTCATTTCGGCTGCCTCGTCGCGCACGGGCTGTTCGGCCTGTCCATCGCCGACGGCCTGAAGACGCAGAGCGACTATCGCTTTCTGCCGGGCATGTCGCTCGGCTGGACCTGGGATTTTCTGCTGCCGATCAAGGTCGGCGACGTGCTGCACGTGAAGTTCCGCGTCGGTTCGATGCGGGCCAGCAAGAGTCGCCCGGACTGGGGCATCGTCGTGCTGCCGTCGGAGCTGATCAATCAGGACGGTCAGGTCGTTCAACACGGCGAGCATCGCCTGATGGTGCCGCGCCGTCCGGAGGCACTGTAA
- a CDS encoding VOC family protein — MNAPKAYLEHVAIWVKDIRWHIRFFEEVLGMTLREVDGTLDAPRQYWTLGGLQFIHAPEHDGPEGRLAHLGVMCEDLEAALAAAQRFGVTEMPQGRNWLRLPDGLAVELIQARPASCVAQALAINPRAEA; from the coding sequence ATGAATGCCCCGAAAGCCTATCTCGAACACGTTGCGATCTGGGTGAAGGACATCCGCTGGCACATCCGATTCTTCGAGGAAGTGCTCGGCATGACCCTGCGCGAAGTGGACGGCACGCTCGACGCGCCGCGGCAGTACTGGACGCTCGGCGGCCTGCAGTTCATCCACGCGCCGGAACACGATGGCCCGGAAGGTCGGCTCGCCCATCTCGGCGTGATGTGCGAAGACCTGGAGGCCGCGCTGGCCGCGGCCCAACGATTCGGCGTGACGGAGATGCCGCAAGGGCGCAACTGGCTTCGCCTGCCCGACGGGCTCGCCGTCGAACTGATCCAGGCCAGACCGGCTTCTTGCGTCGCACAGGCGCTGGCAATCAACCCACGCGCGGAGGCGTGA
- a CDS encoding ketopantoate reductase family protein translates to MKIAILGAGALGCAIGAALTEGGNEVWLLNRSAAHVEAMRRDGLRVDDRNGSRHVKVHATTRAAEAGVVDLVIVLVKSFHTDAAMRGAVELIGPETLVLSLQNGLGHEDVLADIVGRERVLAGKTYVGGVMRNPGHIESGVAGKATHIGELDGRITPRANAIADTFNASGLDTTISDNIVGTMWDKLLVNVATGALTGLTGLTYGQLYDEPLLKATALAAVAEAMAVARAAGVTLSTDDPERAWTLAGEGLSPGFKTSMLQSLEKGSITEIDFINGSVVRWGQRYGVPTPVNATLVACIKGLERAMADRQRKEAAA, encoded by the coding sequence GTGAAGATTGCAATTCTGGGCGCCGGCGCATTGGGCTGTGCGATTGGGGCCGCGCTGACCGAAGGCGGCAATGAAGTCTGGTTGCTGAACCGCTCGGCGGCGCACGTCGAGGCAATGAGGCGCGACGGTCTACGGGTAGACGACAGGAACGGCTCGCGTCACGTGAAAGTTCACGCCACGACGCGGGCCGCTGAGGCCGGTGTCGTCGATCTGGTCATTGTGCTGGTCAAGTCGTTCCACACCGACGCCGCGATGCGCGGCGCAGTCGAACTGATCGGGCCGGAAACGCTGGTGCTGTCGCTGCAGAACGGCCTCGGACATGAAGATGTGCTGGCCGACATCGTAGGGCGCGAACGCGTGCTGGCCGGCAAGACCTATGTCGGCGGCGTCATGCGCAATCCGGGGCACATCGAATCGGGCGTCGCCGGCAAAGCCACTCACATTGGCGAGCTGGACGGTCGCATCACCCCTCGCGCGAACGCGATCGCCGACACGTTCAACGCATCCGGACTGGACACGACGATCAGCGACAACATCGTCGGCACGATGTGGGACAAGCTGCTGGTGAATGTCGCGACGGGCGCGCTGACCGGGCTCACCGGCCTCACCTACGGGCAGCTTTACGACGAACCGCTCTTGAAGGCGACTGCACTCGCAGCAGTCGCAGAAGCGATGGCGGTCGCCCGCGCCGCCGGCGTGACTCTTTCCACGGACGATCCCGAACGCGCCTGGACGCTCGCCGGCGAAGGGCTTTCGCCGGGCTTCAAGACGTCGATGCTGCAAAGCCTGGAGAAGGGCTCGATCACCGAGATCGATTTCATCAACGGTTCGGTCGTCCGGTGGGGGCAGCGCTACGGCGTGCCGACCCCGGTCAATGCAACGCTCGTCGCCTGCATCAAGGGGCTGGAACGCGCGATGGCCGATCGCCAACGGAAGGAGGCCGCCGCATGA
- a CDS encoding LysR family transcriptional regulator — MSAAPLPDLKLLQLFDLLYDVRSVTRVAEQLGQSQPTISIWLGRLRDHLQDPLFIRTPTGMAPTPQADALIGPCREILESLRRFAAWEIAFDPVTAKRRFRICMTDASHITLLPRMLAHVREQAPGIRLEAARIDGNTERALESGEADLAIGHVPWLGGGIYQQQLYLQDWVCLTNRHHPRLKTRLGLKQYRTEGHVAITAGTGAQLLEQALLREQIEREVVLELPGFLGLGAIIESTDLIATLPRHIGETLAKINDLTVHACPVPVDGFAVRQHWHARYHHEAGNRWLRSLVAQLFCSGG; from the coding sequence ATGAGCGCGGCCCCCCTCCCGGATTTGAAGCTGCTGCAGCTGTTCGATCTCCTCTACGATGTCCGCAGCGTGACGCGCGTGGCCGAACAGCTGGGACAAAGTCAGCCGACGATCAGCATCTGGCTGGGGCGTCTGCGGGATCATCTGCAGGATCCGCTCTTCATACGAACGCCGACCGGCATGGCGCCGACGCCGCAGGCCGATGCGCTGATCGGCCCTTGCCGGGAAATTCTGGAATCGCTGCGGCGCTTTGCGGCCTGGGAAATTGCGTTCGATCCGGTCACCGCGAAACGGCGCTTCCGGATCTGCATGACCGACGCCAGTCACATCACGCTACTGCCGCGAATGCTGGCGCACGTGCGCGAGCAGGCGCCCGGTATCCGGCTGGAAGCGGCGCGTATCGACGGCAACACGGAACGGGCGCTGGAGTCCGGCGAGGCGGACCTGGCCATCGGTCACGTGCCCTGGCTTGGCGGCGGGATTTATCAGCAGCAGCTGTACCTGCAGGACTGGGTCTGTCTGACGAATCGCCATCATCCGCGGCTAAAGACCCGACTGGGGCTGAAGCAGTACCGCACCGAGGGGCATGTCGCGATCACGGCCGGGACGGGCGCGCAGCTACTCGAACAGGCGCTGTTGCGCGAGCAGATCGAGCGCGAAGTCGTGCTGGAGTTGCCGGGGTTCCTTGGGCTTGGTGCGATCATCGAAAGCACCGATCTGATCGCGACACTGCCGCGCCACATCGGCGAGACGCTGGCGAAAATCAACGATCTGACCGTGCACGCCTGTCCGGTTCCCGTCGATGGATTTGCGGTCCGACAGCATTGGCATGCCCGATACCACCACGAAGCGGGAAACCGGTGGCTGCGGAGTCTGGTTGCGCAGTTGTTTTGCAGCGGGGGGTGA
- a CDS encoding efflux transporter outer membrane subunit yields the protein MKRTLIALLCAGALGACSLDPTYQRPAAPIDNTWSTAAAPAQPQTAQSTAAAPLGADLGWRDFFKDPRLQKLIELALANNRDMRVAALNVAQYEAQYRIARANLGPAIDASGSVTREHMAGSTSAYSSSSASVGLTSWEIDFFGRLRSLKRQALEQYLATDAARTSTQISLIATVATDYLQLLSDEASLQIAQNTVAADQHTYDLTVNMMKLGSASLQDVRQAENSLASARSSLASYTRAVAQDRNDLVAEIGAPLPDDLPQGPSLMESEHTLADIGAGVPSDLLARRPDIVEAEHTLKAANANIGAARAAFFPKIELTASAGTTSSGLSNLFKAGTGAWAFAPSISVPIFDFGYNRASLDVAKVEKDIDVANYEKAIQTAFKEVSNALAGRTTYVTQVAADRDYVSSAQQYYDLAQARYRSGTDSFLTLLDAQRTLYTAQQQLVTDMLAKQSNLITLYKVLGGGWSETSAVAQR from the coding sequence ATGAAACGCACACTGATCGCCCTTCTTTGCGCGGGCGCACTCGGCGCCTGCTCACTGGACCCGACGTACCAGCGGCCCGCAGCGCCGATCGACAACACGTGGTCCACCGCGGCCGCGCCGGCGCAGCCGCAGACGGCGCAGAGCACCGCTGCGGCACCGCTGGGTGCCGACCTCGGCTGGCGCGACTTCTTCAAGGACCCGCGCCTGCAAAAGCTGATCGAACTCGCGCTCGCGAACAACCGCGATATGCGCGTGGCCGCGCTCAACGTGGCGCAGTACGAAGCGCAGTACCGCATCGCGCGCGCCAACCTCGGGCCGGCCATCGACGCGTCGGGGTCCGTCACGCGCGAACACATGGCCGGCTCCACGAGCGCATACAGTTCGAGCAGCGCGAGCGTGGGTCTCACGTCGTGGGAAATCGACTTCTTCGGCCGCCTGCGCAGCCTGAAGCGCCAGGCGCTGGAACAGTACCTCGCCACGGATGCCGCGCGCACCAGCACGCAGATCAGCCTCATCGCGACCGTCGCCACCGACTATCTGCAACTGCTCTCCGACGAGGCTTCGTTGCAGATCGCGCAGAACACCGTGGCCGCCGACCAGCACACCTACGACCTCACGGTGAACATGATGAAGCTGGGCAGCGCGTCGCTGCAGGACGTGCGCCAGGCCGAAAACTCGCTGGCGAGCGCGCGCTCGAGCCTCGCCTCGTACACGCGTGCGGTGGCGCAGGACCGCAACGACCTGGTGGCCGAAATCGGCGCGCCGCTGCCCGACGATCTGCCCCAGGGCCCTTCGCTGATGGAAAGCGAGCACACCCTCGCGGACATCGGCGCAGGCGTGCCGTCGGATCTGCTCGCGCGCCGGCCCGACATCGTCGAAGCGGAGCACACGCTCAAGGCGGCCAACGCCAACATCGGCGCGGCGCGCGCCGCGTTCTTTCCGAAGATCGAGCTGACGGCTTCCGCGGGCACCACGAGCAGCGGCCTCTCGAACCTCTTCAAGGCGGGCACGGGCGCGTGGGCGTTTGCGCCGTCCATCTCGGTGCCCATCTTCGACTTCGGCTACAACCGCGCGTCGCTGGACGTGGCGAAAGTCGAAAAGGACATCGACGTCGCCAACTACGAAAAGGCCATTCAGACGGCGTTCAAGGAAGTGTCGAATGCGCTGGCGGGACGCACGACGTACGTCACGCAGGTGGCCGCGGACCGCGACTACGTGAGCTCGGCGCAGCAGTACTACGACCTCGCGCAGGCACGCTACCGCAGCGGCACCGACAGCTTCCTGACCCTGCTCGACGCGCAGCGCACGCTTTACACGGCGCAACAGCAGCTCGTCACCGACATGCTCGCCAAGCAGTCGAACCTGATCACGCTGTACAAGGTACTGGGCGGCGGCTGGTCGGAGACGAGCGCGGTGGCGCAGCGGTAG